The Kogia breviceps isolate mKogBre1 chromosome 4, mKogBre1 haplotype 1, whole genome shotgun sequence genome window below encodes:
- the ECSCR gene encoding endothelial cell-specific chemotaxis regulator isoform X3 yields MGSVGETQLCWAILGFLLLQGHNSQPATTSPQGNFSSRSPTTEPTSPQTGDGPSAEPNYSSPLSSTGIPGTGVPSSGKSSDSTSRDTSHNVTSELPTMSLRTREDSTILPSPTSETVLTVAAFGVISFIAILVVVVIVLVSVVSLRFKCRKNKESEDPQKPGSSGLSESCSTANGEKDSITLISMKNINMNNSKRCPAAEKVL; encoded by the exons ATGGGGAGCGTCGGAGAAACGCAGCTGTGCTGGGCCATCCTGGGCTTCCTCCTGCTTCAAG GCCACAACTCCCAGCCCGCGACAACTAGCCCTCAGG GAAACTTCAGCAGTCGTAGTCCAACCACAGAGCCAACTTCCCCCCAGACAG GAGACGGTCCTTCCGCAGAGCCCAACTACTCAAGCCCTCTGTCCAGCACTGGCATCCCAG GCACAGGTGTCCCAAGCAGCGGCAAGAGCAGTGACAGTACAAGCAGAG ACACCTCTCACAATGTTACGTCCGAATTACCCACCATGAGTCTGAGGACGAGAGAAGACTCGACCATCCTGCCCAGCCCCACGTCAGAGACGGTGCTCACTGTGGCTGCATTCg GTGTTATCAGCTTCATTGCCATCCTGGTGGTTGTGGTGATCGTCCTGGTCAGTGTGGTCAGTCTAAGGTTTAAGTGTCGGAAGAACAAGGAGTCTGAAG ATCCCCAGAAACCTGGGAGTTCGGGGCTCTCTGAAAG ctgctccacagccaATGGAGAGAAAGACAGCATCACCCTCATCTCCATGAAGAACATCAACATGAATAACAGCAAAAGATGCCCCGCAGCAGAGAAG GTTCTTTAA
- the STING1 gene encoding stimulator of interferon genes protein isoform X1: MVWCCTLRGRPWLLGALVPGLLSLLTSRNKLLSGRQKMPHSSLHPSIPRPRGHRAQKAAFVLLGACLVALWGLGELPDYTLQWLVLHLASQQMGLLIKGVCSLAEELCHVHSRYQGSYWKAVQACLGCRMHRGALLLLSCYFYRSLPDVAGLPFTWMLALLGLSQALNILLGLQGLAPAEISAICEKRNFNVAHGLAWSYYIGYLRLILPGLQARIQIYNQFHNNVLRGAGSHRLHILFPLDCGVPDDLSVADPNIRFLHKLPQLSADRAGIKGRVYTNSIYELLEDGKLAGICILEYATPLQILFAMSQDGRAGFSREDRLEQAKLFCRTLEDILAAAPESQNNCHLIVYQEPAEGSSFSLSQEILQHLRQEAREVTMGSVGTSVMPIPSTLSQEPELLISGMEEPLPLRSDVF; the protein is encoded by the exons atggtgtggt GCTGCACCCTGAGAGGCCGTCCTTGGTTGCTGGGAGCCCTTGTGCCGGGCCTTCTCTCCCTGTTGACTTCCAGAAACAAGCTGCTGTCTGGGAGGCAGAAG ATGCCCCACTCCAGTCTGCATCCATCCATCCCACGGCCCAGGGGTCACAGGGCCCAGAAGGCAGCCTTTGTCCTGCTAGGTGCCTGCCTGGTGGCcctttgggggctgggggagctgcCAGACTACACTCTCCAGTGGCTGGTGCTCCACCTGGCCTCCCAGCAGATGGGACTGCTGATCAAGGGGGTCTGCAGTCTGGCCGAGGAGCTGTGCCACGTCCACTCCAG GTACCAAGGCAGCTACTGGAAGGCTGTGCAGGCCTGCCTGGGCTGCCGCATGCACCGTGGGGCCCTGCTGCTGCTGTCCTGCTATTTCTACCGTTCCCTCCCAGACGTGGCTGGCCTGCCCTTCACTTGGATGCTTGCTCTCCTGGGCCTCTCACAGGCACTTAACATCCTCCTGGGTCTCCAG GGCCTGGCCCCAGCAGAGATCTCTGCAATCTGTGAAAAAAGGAACTTCAATGTGGCTCATGGGCTGGCCTGGTCATATTATATTGGGTACCTGCGGCTGATCCTGCCAG GGCTCCAGGCCCGGATCCAAATTTACAATCAGTTCCACAACAATGTGCTACGGGGTGCAGGAAGCCACCGGCTGCACATCCTCTTCCCGTTGGACTGTGGGGTGCCTGACGACCTGAGCGTGGCTGACCCTAACATTCGCTTCCTACACAAGCTGCCCCAGCTAAGTGCTGACCGTGCTGGCATCAAGGGCCGGGTTTACACCAACAGCATCTATGAGCTTCTGGAGGATGGGAAGCTG GCAGGCATCTGTATCCTGGAATATGCCACCCCTTtgcagattctgtttgctatGTCACAGGATGGCCGAGCTGGCTTTAGCCGGGAGGACCGGCTTGAACAGGCCAAACTCTTCTGCCGGACACTTGAAGACATTCTGGCAGCTGCCCCTGAGTCTCAGAACAACTGCCACCTCATTGTCTACCAGG AACCCGCAGAGGGAAGCAGCTTCTCCTTGTCACAGGAGATTCTCCAGCACCTTCGGCAGGAGGCAAGGGAGGTTACCATGGGCAGCGTGGGGACCTCGGTGATGCCCATTCCCTCCACACTGTCCCAAGAGCCTGAGCTCCTCATCAGTGGCATGGAAGAGCCTCTCCCGCTCCGCTCAGATGTCTTCTGA
- the ECSCR gene encoding endothelial cell-specific chemotaxis regulator isoform X1, whose protein sequence is MGSVGETQLCWAILGFLLLQGHNSQPATTSPQGNFSSRSPTTEPTSPQTGDGPSAEPNYSSPLSSTGIPAWEKTSRGWIPSIWALLFHGAGTGVPSSGKSSDSTSRDTSHNVTSELPTMSLRTREDSTILPSPTSETVLTVAAFGVISFIAILVVVVIVLVSVVSLRFKCRKNKESEDPQKPGSSGLSESCSTANGEKDSITLISMKNINMNNSKRCPAAEKVL, encoded by the exons ATGGGGAGCGTCGGAGAAACGCAGCTGTGCTGGGCCATCCTGGGCTTCCTCCTGCTTCAAG GCCACAACTCCCAGCCCGCGACAACTAGCCCTCAGG GAAACTTCAGCAGTCGTAGTCCAACCACAGAGCCAACTTCCCCCCAGACAG GAGACGGTCCTTCCGCAGAGCCCAACTACTCAAGCCCTCTGTCCAGCACTGGCATCCCAG CATGGGAGAAAACTAGCAGGGGGTGGATACCCTCCATCTGGGCCCTCCTGTTTCATGGTGCAGGCACAGGTGTCCCAAGCAGCGGCAAGAGCAGTGACAGTACAAGCAGAG ACACCTCTCACAATGTTACGTCCGAATTACCCACCATGAGTCTGAGGACGAGAGAAGACTCGACCATCCTGCCCAGCCCCACGTCAGAGACGGTGCTCACTGTGGCTGCATTCg GTGTTATCAGCTTCATTGCCATCCTGGTGGTTGTGGTGATCGTCCTGGTCAGTGTGGTCAGTCTAAGGTTTAAGTGTCGGAAGAACAAGGAGTCTGAAG ATCCCCAGAAACCTGGGAGTTCGGGGCTCTCTGAAAG ctgctccacagccaATGGAGAGAAAGACAGCATCACCCTCATCTCCATGAAGAACATCAACATGAATAACAGCAAAAGATGCCCCGCAGCAGAGAAG GTTCTTTAA
- the ECSCR gene encoding endothelial cell-specific chemotaxis regulator isoform X6, whose product MGSVGETQLCWAILGFLLLQGNFSSRSPTTEPTSPQTGDGPSAEPNYSSPLSSTGIPDTSHNVTSELPTMSLRTREDSTILPSPTSETVLTVAAFGVISFIAILVVVVIVLVSVVSLRFKCRKNKESEDPQKPGSSGLSESCSTANGEKDSITLISMKNINMNNSKRCPAAEKVL is encoded by the exons ATGGGGAGCGTCGGAGAAACGCAGCTGTGCTGGGCCATCCTGGGCTTCCTCCTGCTTCAAG GAAACTTCAGCAGTCGTAGTCCAACCACAGAGCCAACTTCCCCCCAGACAG GAGACGGTCCTTCCGCAGAGCCCAACTACTCAAGCCCTCTGTCCAGCACTGGCATCCCAG ACACCTCTCACAATGTTACGTCCGAATTACCCACCATGAGTCTGAGGACGAGAGAAGACTCGACCATCCTGCCCAGCCCCACGTCAGAGACGGTGCTCACTGTGGCTGCATTCg GTGTTATCAGCTTCATTGCCATCCTGGTGGTTGTGGTGATCGTCCTGGTCAGTGTGGTCAGTCTAAGGTTTAAGTGTCGGAAGAACAAGGAGTCTGAAG ATCCCCAGAAACCTGGGAGTTCGGGGCTCTCTGAAAG ctgctccacagccaATGGAGAGAAAGACAGCATCACCCTCATCTCCATGAAGAACATCAACATGAATAACAGCAAAAGATGCCCCGCAGCAGAGAAG GTTCTTTAA
- the ECSCR gene encoding endothelial cell-specific chemotaxis regulator isoform X4, translating to MGSVGETQLCWAILGFLLLQGNFSSRSPTTEPTSPQTGDGPSAEPNYSSPLSSTGIPGTGVPSSGKSSDSTSRDTSHNVTSELPTMSLRTREDSTILPSPTSETVLTVAAFGVISFIAILVVVVIVLVSVVSLRFKCRKNKESEDPQKPGSSGLSESCSTANGEKDSITLISMKNINMNNSKRCPAAEKVL from the exons ATGGGGAGCGTCGGAGAAACGCAGCTGTGCTGGGCCATCCTGGGCTTCCTCCTGCTTCAAG GAAACTTCAGCAGTCGTAGTCCAACCACAGAGCCAACTTCCCCCCAGACAG GAGACGGTCCTTCCGCAGAGCCCAACTACTCAAGCCCTCTGTCCAGCACTGGCATCCCAG GCACAGGTGTCCCAAGCAGCGGCAAGAGCAGTGACAGTACAAGCAGAG ACACCTCTCACAATGTTACGTCCGAATTACCCACCATGAGTCTGAGGACGAGAGAAGACTCGACCATCCTGCCCAGCCCCACGTCAGAGACGGTGCTCACTGTGGCTGCATTCg GTGTTATCAGCTTCATTGCCATCCTGGTGGTTGTGGTGATCGTCCTGGTCAGTGTGGTCAGTCTAAGGTTTAAGTGTCGGAAGAACAAGGAGTCTGAAG ATCCCCAGAAACCTGGGAGTTCGGGGCTCTCTGAAAG ctgctccacagccaATGGAGAGAAAGACAGCATCACCCTCATCTCCATGAAGAACATCAACATGAATAACAGCAAAAGATGCCCCGCAGCAGAGAAG GTTCTTTAA
- the ECSCR gene encoding endothelial cell-specific chemotaxis regulator isoform X5, whose product MGSVGETQLCWAILGFLLLQGHNSQPATTSPQGNFSSRSPTTEPTSPQTGDGPSAEPNYSSPLSSTGIPDTSHNVTSELPTMSLRTREDSTILPSPTSETVLTVAAFGVISFIAILVVVVIVLVSVVSLRFKCRKNKESEDPQKPGSSGLSESCSTANGEKDSITLISMKNINMNNSKRCPAAEKVL is encoded by the exons ATGGGGAGCGTCGGAGAAACGCAGCTGTGCTGGGCCATCCTGGGCTTCCTCCTGCTTCAAG GCCACAACTCCCAGCCCGCGACAACTAGCCCTCAGG GAAACTTCAGCAGTCGTAGTCCAACCACAGAGCCAACTTCCCCCCAGACAG GAGACGGTCCTTCCGCAGAGCCCAACTACTCAAGCCCTCTGTCCAGCACTGGCATCCCAG ACACCTCTCACAATGTTACGTCCGAATTACCCACCATGAGTCTGAGGACGAGAGAAGACTCGACCATCCTGCCCAGCCCCACGTCAGAGACGGTGCTCACTGTGGCTGCATTCg GTGTTATCAGCTTCATTGCCATCCTGGTGGTTGTGGTGATCGTCCTGGTCAGTGTGGTCAGTCTAAGGTTTAAGTGTCGGAAGAACAAGGAGTCTGAAG ATCCCCAGAAACCTGGGAGTTCGGGGCTCTCTGAAAG ctgctccacagccaATGGAGAGAAAGACAGCATCACCCTCATCTCCATGAAGAACATCAACATGAATAACAGCAAAAGATGCCCCGCAGCAGAGAAG GTTCTTTAA
- the ECSCR gene encoding endothelial cell-specific chemotaxis regulator isoform X2, translated as MGSVGETQLCWAILGFLLLQGNFSSRSPTTEPTSPQTGDGPSAEPNYSSPLSSTGIPAWEKTSRGWIPSIWALLFHGAGTGVPSSGKSSDSTSRDTSHNVTSELPTMSLRTREDSTILPSPTSETVLTVAAFGVISFIAILVVVVIVLVSVVSLRFKCRKNKESEDPQKPGSSGLSESCSTANGEKDSITLISMKNINMNNSKRCPAAEKVL; from the exons ATGGGGAGCGTCGGAGAAACGCAGCTGTGCTGGGCCATCCTGGGCTTCCTCCTGCTTCAAG GAAACTTCAGCAGTCGTAGTCCAACCACAGAGCCAACTTCCCCCCAGACAG GAGACGGTCCTTCCGCAGAGCCCAACTACTCAAGCCCTCTGTCCAGCACTGGCATCCCAG CATGGGAGAAAACTAGCAGGGGGTGGATACCCTCCATCTGGGCCCTCCTGTTTCATGGTGCAGGCACAGGTGTCCCAAGCAGCGGCAAGAGCAGTGACAGTACAAGCAGAG ACACCTCTCACAATGTTACGTCCGAATTACCCACCATGAGTCTGAGGACGAGAGAAGACTCGACCATCCTGCCCAGCCCCACGTCAGAGACGGTGCTCACTGTGGCTGCATTCg GTGTTATCAGCTTCATTGCCATCCTGGTGGTTGTGGTGATCGTCCTGGTCAGTGTGGTCAGTCTAAGGTTTAAGTGTCGGAAGAACAAGGAGTCTGAAG ATCCCCAGAAACCTGGGAGTTCGGGGCTCTCTGAAAG ctgctccacagccaATGGAGAGAAAGACAGCATCACCCTCATCTCCATGAAGAACATCAACATGAATAACAGCAAAAGATGCCCCGCAGCAGAGAAG GTTCTTTAA
- the SMIM33 gene encoding small integral membrane protein 33: protein MACGSECEPGDQTTQAGHHSWLSAAVNGSAGQMPQRQLPEVLGGAWQPPQGVALPLLTVIVTAFVLLAVCIVVAVHFGPRLHKGHATLATEPPSPKPEGGISLTHWRVLGRQDSHEDAQQEPPGSDSCPVPDEPRFSIDEVTFL, encoded by the coding sequence GCTGGCCACCATTCCTGGCTTTCTGCAGCTGTGAACGGCTCTGCGGGGCAGATGCCCCAGAGGCAGCTTCCGGAGGTGCTGGGCGGGGCCTGGCAACCACCTCAAGGGGTTGCACTGCCCCTGCTAACTGTCATTGTCACTGCCTTTGTCTTGCTGGCAGTCTGTATCGTGGTGGCAGTCCACTTTGGGCCAAGGCTACACAAGGGCCATGCCACTCTCGCCACAGAGCCACCATCCCCAAAGCCAGAGGGCGGCATCTCTCTCACCCACTGGCGAGTGCTGGGCCGTCAGGACAGTCACGAAGATGCCCAGCAGGAACCTCCTGGCTCTGACTCCTGCCCTGTGCCAGATGAGCCCAGGTTCAGCATTGATGAAGTCACATTTCTGTAG
- the STING1 gene encoding stimulator of interferon genes protein isoform X2, whose protein sequence is MVWCCTLRGRPWLLGALVPGLLSLLTSRNKLLSGRQKMPHSSLHPSIPRPRGHRAQKAAFVLLGACLVALWGLGELPDYTLQWLVLHLASQQMGLLIKGVCSLAEELCHVHSRYQGSYWKAVQACLGCRMHRGALLLLSCYFYRSLPDVAGLPFTWMLALLGLSQALNILLGLQGLAPAEISAICEKRNFNVAHGLAWSYYIGYLRLILPGLQARIQIYNQFHNNVLRGAGSHRLHILFPLDCGVPDDLSVADPNIRFLHKLPQLSADRAGIKGRVYTNSIYELLEDGKLASVSWNMPPLCRFCLLCHRMAELALAGRTGLNRPNSSAGHLKTFWQLPLSLRTTATSLSTRNPQREAASPCHRRFSSTFGRRQGRLPWAAWGPR, encoded by the exons atggtgtggt GCTGCACCCTGAGAGGCCGTCCTTGGTTGCTGGGAGCCCTTGTGCCGGGCCTTCTCTCCCTGTTGACTTCCAGAAACAAGCTGCTGTCTGGGAGGCAGAAG ATGCCCCACTCCAGTCTGCATCCATCCATCCCACGGCCCAGGGGTCACAGGGCCCAGAAGGCAGCCTTTGTCCTGCTAGGTGCCTGCCTGGTGGCcctttgggggctgggggagctgcCAGACTACACTCTCCAGTGGCTGGTGCTCCACCTGGCCTCCCAGCAGATGGGACTGCTGATCAAGGGGGTCTGCAGTCTGGCCGAGGAGCTGTGCCACGTCCACTCCAG GTACCAAGGCAGCTACTGGAAGGCTGTGCAGGCCTGCCTGGGCTGCCGCATGCACCGTGGGGCCCTGCTGCTGCTGTCCTGCTATTTCTACCGTTCCCTCCCAGACGTGGCTGGCCTGCCCTTCACTTGGATGCTTGCTCTCCTGGGCCTCTCACAGGCACTTAACATCCTCCTGGGTCTCCAG GGCCTGGCCCCAGCAGAGATCTCTGCAATCTGTGAAAAAAGGAACTTCAATGTGGCTCATGGGCTGGCCTGGTCATATTATATTGGGTACCTGCGGCTGATCCTGCCAG GGCTCCAGGCCCGGATCCAAATTTACAATCAGTTCCACAACAATGTGCTACGGGGTGCAGGAAGCCACCGGCTGCACATCCTCTTCCCGTTGGACTGTGGGGTGCCTGACGACCTGAGCGTGGCTGACCCTAACATTCGCTTCCTACACAAGCTGCCCCAGCTAAGTGCTGACCGTGCTGGCATCAAGGGCCGGGTTTACACCAACAGCATCTATGAGCTTCTGGAGGATGGGAAGCTG GCATCTGTATCCTGGAATATGCCACCCCTTtgcagattctgtttgctatGTCACAGGATGGCCGAGCTGGCTTTAGCCGGGAGGACCGGCTTGAACAGGCCAAACTCTTCTGCCGGACACTTGAAGACATTCTGGCAGCTGCCCCTGAGTCTCAGAACAACTGCCACCTCATTGTCTACCAGG AACCCGCAGAGGGAAGCAGCTTCTCCTTGTCACAGGAGATTCTCCAGCACCTTCGGCAGGAGGCAAGGGAGGTTACCATGGGCAGCGTGGGGACCTCGGTGA
- the STING1 gene encoding stimulator of interferon genes protein isoform X3, with translation MPHSSLHPSIPRPRGHRAQKAAFVLLGACLVALWGLGELPDYTLQWLVLHLASQQMGLLIKGVCSLAEELCHVHSRYQGSYWKAVQACLGCRMHRGALLLLSCYFYRSLPDVAGLPFTWMLALLGLSQALNILLGLQGLAPAEISAICEKRNFNVAHGLAWSYYIGYLRLILPGLQARIQIYNQFHNNVLRGAGSHRLHILFPLDCGVPDDLSVADPNIRFLHKLPQLSADRAGIKGRVYTNSIYELLEDGKLAGICILEYATPLQILFAMSQDGRAGFSREDRLEQAKLFCRTLEDILAAAPESQNNCHLIVYQEPAEGSSFSLSQEILQHLRQEAREVTMGSVGTSVMPIPSTLSQEPELLISGMEEPLPLRSDVF, from the exons ATGCCCCACTCCAGTCTGCATCCATCCATCCCACGGCCCAGGGGTCACAGGGCCCAGAAGGCAGCCTTTGTCCTGCTAGGTGCCTGCCTGGTGGCcctttgggggctgggggagctgcCAGACTACACTCTCCAGTGGCTGGTGCTCCACCTGGCCTCCCAGCAGATGGGACTGCTGATCAAGGGGGTCTGCAGTCTGGCCGAGGAGCTGTGCCACGTCCACTCCAG GTACCAAGGCAGCTACTGGAAGGCTGTGCAGGCCTGCCTGGGCTGCCGCATGCACCGTGGGGCCCTGCTGCTGCTGTCCTGCTATTTCTACCGTTCCCTCCCAGACGTGGCTGGCCTGCCCTTCACTTGGATGCTTGCTCTCCTGGGCCTCTCACAGGCACTTAACATCCTCCTGGGTCTCCAG GGCCTGGCCCCAGCAGAGATCTCTGCAATCTGTGAAAAAAGGAACTTCAATGTGGCTCATGGGCTGGCCTGGTCATATTATATTGGGTACCTGCGGCTGATCCTGCCAG GGCTCCAGGCCCGGATCCAAATTTACAATCAGTTCCACAACAATGTGCTACGGGGTGCAGGAAGCCACCGGCTGCACATCCTCTTCCCGTTGGACTGTGGGGTGCCTGACGACCTGAGCGTGGCTGACCCTAACATTCGCTTCCTACACAAGCTGCCCCAGCTAAGTGCTGACCGTGCTGGCATCAAGGGCCGGGTTTACACCAACAGCATCTATGAGCTTCTGGAGGATGGGAAGCTG GCAGGCATCTGTATCCTGGAATATGCCACCCCTTtgcagattctgtttgctatGTCACAGGATGGCCGAGCTGGCTTTAGCCGGGAGGACCGGCTTGAACAGGCCAAACTCTTCTGCCGGACACTTGAAGACATTCTGGCAGCTGCCCCTGAGTCTCAGAACAACTGCCACCTCATTGTCTACCAGG AACCCGCAGAGGGAAGCAGCTTCTCCTTGTCACAGGAGATTCTCCAGCACCTTCGGCAGGAGGCAAGGGAGGTTACCATGGGCAGCGTGGGGACCTCGGTGATGCCCATTCCCTCCACACTGTCCCAAGAGCCTGAGCTCCTCATCAGTGGCATGGAAGAGCCTCTCCCGCTCCGCTCAGATGTCTTCTGA